In Euphorbia lathyris chromosome 10, ddEupLath1.1, whole genome shotgun sequence, a single genomic region encodes these proteins:
- the LOC136209661 gene encoding BTB/POZ domain and ankyrin repeat-containing protein NBCL — MTLEESLRSLSLDYLNLLINGQAFSDVTFSVEGRLVHAHRCILAARSLFFRKFFCGPDPPSGLESSGGSRGSSSCSSSSSGGCRTNVIPVNSVGYEVFLLLLQFLYSGQVSIAPQKHEPRPNCGERGCWHTHCTSAVDLALDTLAAARYFGVEQLALLTQKQLASMVEKASIEDVMKVLIASRKQDMHQLWSTCSHLVAKSGLPPEVLAKHLPIDVVAKIEELRLKSSLARRSLMPHHHHHHDLSAAADLEDQKIRRMRRALDSSDVELVKLMVMGEGLNLDEALALHYAVENCSREVVKALLELGAADVNYPAGPAGKTPLHIAAEMVSPDMVAVLLDHHADPNVRTVDSITPLDILRTLTSDFLFKGAVPGLAHIEPNKLRLCLELVQSAALVLSREEGSANAASSSAIYPPMNDEHNSNSSGNLNLDSRLVYLNLGAAGSGQMGSSGGGDDHHHHSSHRDTTMYHHSHDY; from the exons ATGACGCTGGAAGAGTCGTTAAGATCTCTTTCATTAGATTATCTGAACCTTCTGATAAACGGTCAAGCTTTCTCGGATGTAACTTTCAGCGTAGAAGGAAGATTAGTACATGCTCATAGATGTATCTTAGCAGCAAGAAGTTTGTTTTTTAGGAAATTCTTCTGTGGACCGGACCCACCGTCCGGGTTAGAGTCATCCGGCGGGTCAAGAGGATCATCGTCGTGTTCATCATCTTCATCGGGAGGTTGCCGGACGAATGTGATACCAGTAAATTCAGTGGGATATGAGGTGTTTTTGCTGCTGTTACAGTTTTTGTATAGTGGACAAGTCTCTATTGCCCCTCAAAAACATGAGCCAAGGCCTAATTGTGGTGAAAGAGGTTGTTGGCACACACATTGCACCTCCGCCGTTGATCTTGCTCTTGATACTCTTGCTGCCGCTAGATATTTTGGGGTTGAACAGCTTGCATTGCTTACTCag AAGCAATTGGCTAGCATGGTGGAGAAGGCATCAATTGAAGATGTAATGAAGGTTTTAATTGCATCAAGAAAGCAAGACATGCATCAACTATGGTCTACTTGTTCTCATCTCGTAGCCAAATCAGGCCTACCTCCAGAAGTTTTAGCTAAACATCTTCCTATAGATGTTGTAGCCAAAATTGAAGAACTCCGCCTAAAATCCTCCCTGGCTCGGCGGTCCTTAATGCCTCATCACCACCACCACCATGATCTCTCAGCAGCTGCAGATCTTGAGGACCAAAAGATCAGAAGGATGAGAAGAGCTTTAGACTCCTCCGACGTTGAGCTAGTTAAACTTATGGTAATGGGAGAAGGTCTAAACCTTGATGAAGCATTAGCTTTACATTATGCAGTAGAGAATTGCAGCAGAGAAGTTGTTAAAGCCTTGCTTGAACTCGGTGCAGCCGACGTTAACTACCCCGCTGGTCCAGCTGGGAAAACCCCTCTTCACATTGCAGCAGAAATGGTCTCACCAGACATGGTTGCAGTCCTTTTAGACCACCACGCTGATCCGAATGTCCGAACCGTCGATTCAATCACACCGCTCGACATCCTCCGAACCCTAACATCGGATTTCTTGTTTAAGGGGGCAGTTCCGGGGCTTGCTCATATAGAACCAAACAAACTCCGGCTTTGCCTCGAGCTTGTTCAATCCGCAGCTTTGGTGCTCTCACGAGAGGAAGGAAGCGCGAATGCAGCTAGTTCAAGCGCGATCTACCCCCCTATGAACGACGAACATAACAGTAACAGCAGTGGAAACCTAAATCTGGATTCAAGATTGGTTTATTTGAACCTTGGAGCAGCTGGTTCAGGTCAAATGGGATCATCAGGAGGAGGAgatgatcatcatcatcatagTAGCCATAGAGATACAACAATGTATCATCATTCCCATGATTACTag